GAAGCCTGGGCGGAAGAAGTCGGAAAAAGAACGGATGGTCAGGTCAAGATTACTCTCTTTCCCGGGGGAACCCTCACAGCCGCGGCTCAAACCTATGAAGCCGTTGTCTCGGGAGTTGCCGATATCGGAATGAGTGTCTTTGCCTATACCCGCGGCCGTTTTCCTCTTCTGGAAGGTCTGGATCTCCCTGTAGGTTACCCTGATGGTGTCACGGCCACAAAAATCGCCAATGCAATGGTCAAGAAATATGAACCTGCAGAACTCTCAGATGTTCATGTCCTTTATCTGCATGCTCATGGCCCGGGAATCCTGGCCAGCAGGAACGAGGTTCGCACCCCCGCAGATATTGCCTCAATGAAGGTCCGGGCCACCGGTCTTTCCGCCAAGATTGTTACTGCTCTGGGGGGAACTCCCATCTCCATGAGCCAGGGAGAAACCTATGAAGCCCTCCAGAAAGGTGTTGTCGATGCCACCTTCTGTCCTATAGAAACACTCAAAGGCTGGAAACAGGGTGAGGTTATCG
This genomic interval from Oceanispirochaeta sp. contains the following:
- the dctP gene encoding TRAP transporter substrate-binding protein; amino-acid sequence: MKKIATLLLFAVLVLSGCNKKDETTTAKAEKKEVYNLNYAVFFPASHLQAQTAEAWAEEVGKRTDGQVKITLFPGGTLTAAAQTYEAVVSGVADIGMSVFAYTRGRFPLLEGLDLPVGYPDGVTATKIANAMVKKYEPAELSDVHVLYLHAHGPGILASRNEVRTPADIASMKVRATGLSAKIVTALGGTPISMSQGETYEALQKGVVDATFCPIETLKGWKQGEVIDYVVDTKSIGYTTTMFVVMNKAKWDALPENLQTIMDEVSDEWIYKQGEAWDESDRQGEAFVKDLGKTFISLSDGDNKALIAAMNPIYEEYTAAAAEKGLPGEAFLADIRDMLK